One segment of Thermoanaerobacter kivui DNA contains the following:
- a CDS encoding extracellular solute-binding protein yields MAAFDTPEAIEVYQFLQDMAKDGLLLHATQKEGQQAFLSGKLAMIVQTIGLQKYFRDSANFEIKTAPFPEFKGKPRKVPAGGNTLSIFATRPEERKAAWEFIKFLNAPEALMKWVKGTGYLPHRKEMLEDKNFLDSFIKENPLVKAAIEVLPDVVPWPSFTGGNSLEVEKVRIDTTNAILSGKVSAEKGLKEAVSKINNLAK; encoded by the coding sequence ATAGCTGCGTTTGATACTCCAGAAGCAATAGAAGTATATCAATTTCTTCAGGATATGGCTAAGGATGGATTATTATTGCATGCCACTCAAAAAGAAGGACAACAGGCTTTTTTGAGTGGAAAATTAGCGATGATTGTGCAAACTATAGGCTTACAAAAATATTTTCGTGATAGTGCTAATTTTGAAATAAAAACAGCTCCCTTTCCTGAGTTTAAAGGTAAACCCCGAAAAGTTCCAGCAGGTGGAAATACACTTTCTATCTTTGCAACACGCCCCGAAGAACGAAAAGCAGCATGGGAATTTATAAAATTTTTAAACGCGCCTGAAGCTTTAATGAAATGGGTAAAGGGGACAGGATATTTACCGCATAGAAAAGAAATGTTAGAAGATAAAAATTTTCTTGATTCTTTTATAAAGGAGAATCCTTTGGTGAAGGCTGCAATTGAAGTGTTACCAGACGTGGTACCTTGGCCTAGTTTTACGGGGGGAAATAGTTTAGAGGTAGAGAAGGTAAGAATTGATACTACCAATGCGATATTGTCTGGGAAAGTTAGTGCAGAAAAGGGTTTAAAAGAAGCTGTTTCTAAAATAAACAATCTAGCAAAATAA
- a CDS encoding ABC transporter substrate-binding protein: MNFKRFLSLVVVLTLLIAAVGCSQGQGGSATASTSQSSSSNSSQNKIIEITFWHAMGGNLGAALNKMVENFNKTHPNIKVIAQFQGNYDEELNKLRTAEQSKSGPDIVQVYDIGTRFMVDSGWAVPVQKFIDEENYDTSQLEPNLLAYYTVDNKLYSMPFNSSTPILYYNKTAFKEAGLDPNVPPKNFDEIEQYSKKLIKKDASGKVTQYGYSMAIYGWFFEQFMAKQGALYANNGNGRDARATTVVFNDEAGRNIVNWWKKLVDEGLAGNFGRNYDDTLNAFTAGRTAMFIASTASLKQVLDGVGNRFEVGTGFLPALNNSKDGGVIIGGASLWILNTRSEEYQKAAWEFIKYMVSPEQQLFWHQNTGYFPVTKTVYDMLEMKAHLEKYPQFKTAIEQLHTTPINRATQGALIGVFPEARQTVEKAIEKVLQNQATPKQALDEAVQSINKAIENYNQTIGK, encoded by the coding sequence ATGAATTTTAAAAGATTTCTCAGTTTAGTAGTAGTTTTGACGTTGTTAATTGCGGCGGTAGGATGTTCTCAAGGGCAGGGAGGAAGTGCTACTGCTTCTACTTCGCAATCCTCTAGTTCCAATTCATCGCAGAATAAAATAATAGAAATTACTTTTTGGCATGCTATGGGAGGAAATTTAGGGGCAGCGCTTAACAAAATGGTGGAGAATTTTAACAAGACGCATCCAAATATCAAAGTAATAGCTCAATTTCAAGGAAATTATGATGAAGAATTAAATAAATTAAGAACCGCAGAGCAGTCAAAGTCTGGTCCTGATATTGTTCAGGTTTATGATATTGGAACAAGATTTATGGTAGACAGCGGTTGGGCTGTACCTGTTCAAAAATTTATTGATGAGGAAAATTACGATACCTCTCAATTAGAACCTAATCTATTGGCTTATTATACAGTAGACAACAAACTTTATTCAATGCCTTTTAATTCTTCAACTCCTATATTGTATTACAATAAGACGGCTTTTAAAGAAGCAGGGCTTGACCCTAATGTACCTCCTAAAAACTTTGATGAAATAGAGCAGTACAGTAAAAAGCTTATCAAAAAAGATGCTTCTGGGAAAGTTACGCAGTACGGGTATTCTATGGCGATATATGGTTGGTTCTTTGAGCAGTTTATGGCTAAACAAGGAGCACTTTATGCTAATAATGGAAATGGAAGAGATGCAAGAGCTACAACCGTTGTTTTCAATGATGAAGCAGGGCGTAATATAGTTAATTGGTGGAAGAAGTTAGTGGACGAAGGGTTGGCGGGAAACTTTGGGAGGAATTACGATGATACTTTGAATGCTTTTACAGCAGGTCGTACTGCCATGTTTATAGCTTCAACTGCAAGTTTAAAGCAAGTATTGGATGGTGTTGGGAATAGATTCGAGGTAGGTACTGGTTTCTTGCCTGCGTTAAATAACAGCAAAGACGGGGGAGTTATAATTGGAGGAGCTTCTCTGTGGATTTTGAACACTAGGTCTGAAGAATATCAAAAAGCAGCATGGGAGTTTATCAAATACATGGTATCACCTGAGCAACAGCTTTTCTGGCATCAGAATACGGGATATTTCCCTGTGACCAAAACAGTTTATGATATGCTAGAGATGAAGGCACATCTTGAAAAATATCCACAATTTAAGACTGCTATAGAACAACTTCATACGACACCTATAAATAGAGCTACACAAGGAGCATTAATAGGAGTATTTCCCGAAGCGAGGCAGACAGTGGAAAAGGCAATAGAGAAAGTTTTACAAAATCAAGCAACTCCAAAACAGGCTTTAGATGAGGCTGTACAGAGCATAAACAAGGCTATAGAAAATTATAATCAGACAATAGGTAAGTAA
- a CDS encoding glycerol-3-phosphate responsive antiterminator — protein MEKEAFIERLKKYKLVAAVKEEKHLEKALKKPLSGIFLLTGNIGVVKRFVDFYRENDFMVFVHIEKIGGISFDQEGLQFIAHYVKPDGIITTKANLIKIAKKLNLITIQRCFLVDSDAFRNALEITKEVQPDFVELMPAVIPEMIEKFKTETNLPIITGGLLQNKEQMIRALASGAIAVSTGNPELWNVKL, from the coding sequence ATGGAAAAAGAGGCATTTATAGAAAGGCTAAAGAAATACAAATTGGTTGCAGCTGTAAAGGAGGAAAAGCATCTTGAGAAGGCTTTAAAAAAGCCATTGAGTGGAATTTTTCTGCTCACAGGTAATATCGGAGTAGTGAAGAGGTTTGTGGATTTTTACAGAGAAAATGACTTCATGGTATTTGTACACATTGAAAAAATAGGCGGTATAAGCTTTGACCAGGAGGGTTTGCAATTTATAGCTCATTATGTGAAGCCTGATGGAATAATTACTACAAAAGCCAATTTAATTAAAATTGCTAAAAAGCTAAATTTGATAACTATTCAGAGGTGCTTTTTAGTTGATTCTGATGCATTTAGAAATGCGTTAGAAATTACAAAAGAAGTACAGCCTGATTTTGTGGAATTGATGCCTGCAGTGATTCCCGAAATGATTGAAAAATTTAAGACAGAGACAAATTTACCCATAATTACAGGAGGACTTTTGCAAAACAAGGAACAAATGATAAGGGCACTCGCAAGTGGTGCTATTGCGGTATCTACAGGGAATCCTGAATTATGGAATGTAAAACTTTGA
- a CDS encoding M42 family metallopeptidase, translated as MDYKDLLKKLSESYGVSGHERGIYDLLKKEFEPISDEVKEDNFGNLIFKKKGTKGKYKVMLAAHLDEIGLMVKDIDEKGFIKFTTVGGVDQRTLPSQEVIVHGKKDLLGVIGSKPPHLLSSEDMEKAIKIDDMYVDVGLQKEEVEKLVSIGDIITVKREFKELLNENVSGKALDDRAGVVVMAVCLEELKKVYHYHDVYAVATLQEEVGVRGATTSSYNIEPDIAIAIDVTHAKARGVSRDIEVGKGPAIGKGPNIHPAVYKGLVDIAKKYNINYQIEPLPGHSGTDAWAIQVSKKGVPTGLVSIPLKYMHTSVETANMKDIIESGRLLAHYIANLPEELEGHLCY; from the coding sequence ATGGATTATAAGGATTTATTAAAAAAGCTTAGTGAAAGCTACGGGGTTTCTGGGCATGAGAGAGGAATTTATGACCTCTTAAAAAAAGAATTTGAGCCAATTTCAGATGAAGTTAAAGAAGACAATTTTGGCAATCTTATTTTTAAAAAGAAGGGCACAAAAGGCAAGTACAAGGTGATGTTAGCAGCTCATTTAGATGAAATAGGCCTTATGGTGAAAGATATTGATGAGAAAGGATTTATAAAATTTACAACAGTAGGAGGGGTTGATCAGAGGACTCTTCCTTCCCAAGAAGTTATAGTTCACGGTAAAAAGGATTTGTTGGGAGTTATAGGAAGTAAGCCACCACATCTTTTGTCTTCTGAGGACATGGAAAAAGCTATAAAAATAGATGATATGTATGTGGATGTTGGACTTCAAAAGGAGGAGGTAGAAAAACTTGTAAGTATTGGAGATATAATAACCGTAAAAAGGGAGTTTAAAGAGCTTTTGAATGAGAATGTTTCGGGAAAAGCTTTGGACGATAGAGCAGGGGTTGTGGTGATGGCAGTATGCCTTGAGGAGCTCAAGAAGGTGTACCATTATCACGACGTATATGCTGTAGCCACTCTTCAGGAAGAGGTGGGAGTAAGAGGAGCTACGACTTCTTCTTACAATATTGAACCTGATATAGCTATAGCGATTGATGTGACTCATGCGAAAGCGAGGGGAGTTAGCCGAGACATAGAGGTAGGGAAAGGGCCTGCGATTGGGAAGGGGCCTAATATTCATCCTGCTGTATATAAAGGGCTTGTAGATATAGCTAAAAAATACAATATAAATTATCAGATAGAGCCGCTTCCTGGGCATTCAGGCACTGATGCATGGGCAATCCAGGTGTCAAAAAAAGGAGTTCCTACAGGGCTTGTGTCAATACCTTTGAAGTACATGCATACTTCTGTGGAAACTGCTAATATGAAAGACATAATAGAAAGCGGCAGACTGCTGGCACACTATATTGCCAATCTGCCTGAGGAATTGGAGGGACATTTATGTTATTAA
- a CDS encoding M42 family metallopeptidase, with protein MSVNVELIKKLTQAFGPSGSEEKVFEIIREEVKGFCDEITHDAMGNMICVKKGKGKKIMVAAHADEIGIMVTHIEEEGFLRFTTIGGVYVEHLVGRRVKFKNGTVGVIGVEHLEDKKDFKLEKLYIDIGAKDKKEAEELVKIGESGSFVGEFVEAGDRLVSKAFDDRIGCYVAIEALKNVKTENELYFVFTVQEEVGLRGATTAAYSINPDFAIAVDVTATGDIPKAKKMAMALGKGAAIKVMDRSIIVSPFVRDMMIEVAKENNIPYQLEILEFGGTDAGAIHLSRGGVPSGVISIPTRYVHSVSEMVDKKDVEASINLLIKILEK; from the coding sequence ATGAGTGTGAATGTGGAACTTATAAAAAAGCTAACACAGGCTTTTGGACCTTCGGGAAGTGAGGAGAAGGTTTTTGAGATTATAAGAGAGGAAGTCAAAGGTTTTTGCGATGAAATTACTCATGATGCGATGGGAAACATGATATGTGTGAAAAAGGGAAAAGGGAAAAAGATAATGGTGGCTGCTCATGCTGATGAAATAGGCATTATGGTTACGCATATTGAAGAGGAAGGCTTCTTGAGGTTCACAACGATAGGTGGCGTTTATGTAGAGCACCTTGTAGGAAGAAGAGTTAAGTTTAAAAATGGTACAGTAGGAGTGATTGGAGTAGAACATTTGGAGGATAAAAAGGATTTTAAACTGGAGAAGCTTTACATAGACATAGGTGCAAAAGATAAAAAAGAAGCAGAAGAGCTTGTCAAAATAGGGGAGAGTGGAAGCTTCGTAGGAGAGTTTGTAGAAGCTGGAGATAGGTTAGTCTCCAAAGCTTTTGATGACAGGATAGGTTGTTATGTAGCGATTGAGGCGCTAAAAAACGTGAAGACAGAAAATGAGCTGTATTTTGTTTTCACAGTGCAAGAAGAGGTAGGCTTAAGAGGTGCTACTACAGCCGCTTACAGTATTAATCCTGATTTTGCTATTGCTGTGGATGTGACTGCAACGGGAGATATTCCTAAAGCGAAGAAAATGGCGATGGCTCTCGGTAAAGGTGCAGCAATAAAGGTGATGGACAGATCGATAATTGTAAGCCCTTTTGTGAGAGATATGATGATTGAAGTGGCGAAAGAGAATAATATTCCGTATCAATTAGAAATACTGGAATTTGGTGGTACTGATGCGGGAGCAATTCACCTTTCAAGAGGGGGAGTACCCTCTGGAGTGATTTCTATTCCCACAAGGTATGTTCACAGCGTTTCAGAGATGGTGGATAAGAAGGACGTAGAGGCAAGTATTAACCTCCTGATAAAAATACTGGAAAAATAA
- a CDS encoding sugar phosphate isomerase/epimerase family protein → MIDSNKIFVSTLVLNKIGEMETLVSNGVGIEIFAEGPEWDDLDKGFKVVKDIFKNYPCSFDLNLASSYPVIRKLTTDIYKNVIEKSSEIGCHYIVFHTHNYSAHIFNKKEVQKRVKDTLYELSNLANRVGVKMLIENVGFGPSQLFDEKEFVEVIYEIDNIGALLDVGHAYINRWNIPGVISRLGYKLEALHIHDNKGQSDEHRAIGKGAIEFFEIWKSLNNTSSNPVLVLEYYNVSLERTLKDVEFLRKIAREVINTNEKEFV, encoded by the coding sequence ATGATTGATAGCAATAAGATTTTTGTAAGCACATTAGTGTTAAATAAGATTGGGGAGATGGAAACGTTGGTATCAAACGGGGTAGGCATAGAGATATTTGCGGAAGGACCTGAATGGGATGATTTAGACAAGGGTTTTAAAGTTGTAAAAGACATTTTTAAAAATTACCCTTGTAGTTTCGATTTAAATTTGGCTTCTAGTTATCCTGTAATACGTAAATTAACCACTGATATTTATAAAAATGTCATAGAAAAAAGTTCAGAAATAGGATGTCATTATATAGTTTTTCACACTCATAATTACAGTGCCCATATATTTAACAAAAAAGAGGTACAAAAACGAGTAAAAGACACCTTATATGAATTATCTAATTTAGCTAATCGTGTAGGTGTAAAGATGTTAATTGAAAATGTAGGATTTGGCCCTTCGCAGCTTTTTGATGAAAAAGAATTTGTAGAAGTGATTTACGAAATAGACAATATAGGAGCTCTTTTAGACGTAGGACATGCCTATATAAATCGATGGAATATTCCTGGGGTGATATCTCGATTAGGATACAAATTAGAAGCTTTGCATATTCACGATAATAAGGGACAGAGTGATGAACATAGAGCCATTGGAAAAGGGGCAATTGAATTTTTTGAGATATGGAAATCTTTGAATAACACTTCTTCGAATCCAGTGTTAGTATTAGAATATTATAATGTTTCTTTAGAGCGAACTTTAAAAGATGTAGAGTTTTTGAGGAAAATTGCGAGGGAGGTTATAAATACAAATGAAAAAGAATTTGTTTAA
- a CDS encoding head GIN domain-containing protein — MNQNLIETIVFLVAFVALVTGFIFLFSSKTSNLPIVKTFKESATIRVTASGVSILLAWISPWISLKVSLFILSFVLLISIFPIRKGLSSSLSIVLLVLFIMVITVPILGMGLFFTNVKTKTIKDNGTKIDIPGIHINIPPITIPNSSNYDLRPHENFLPDKSISVKDIDSISIKVSSEIELELVEGDTLSYPSRLIETGDNKVLHLEEFSPIKNSTYVIKLGTSLAKNLDIDCTSVKIIGSGNIKDIHINSVGTTINADIVSENNIYINTVGFDLNGKLKGKNLNLNTTGSNIKGELDFDKIILDATGVNINIKSKFNNFNINATSLNGTLEILNTPDETGEFYIDATGGSLKIINKSKAPIDIKNSGIIKLIRE; from the coding sequence ATGAATCAAAATTTAATTGAAACTATTGTATTTTTAGTGGCTTTTGTAGCTTTAGTAACCGGTTTTATTTTCCTATTCTCAAGCAAAACTTCAAATTTGCCCATTGTAAAAACTTTTAAAGAAAGTGCCACTATAAGAGTAACTGCATCAGGAGTTAGCATCTTATTAGCTTGGATTTCTCCATGGATTTCTTTAAAAGTATCGCTTTTTATTTTATCTTTTGTACTTTTAATAAGTATCTTCCCTATAAGAAAAGGGCTATCTTCTTCACTTTCAATTGTTTTACTCGTATTATTTATAATGGTAATTACCGTACCAATTTTAGGAATGGGTTTATTTTTTACTAATGTTAAGACAAAAACTATAAAAGACAATGGCACAAAAATTGATATTCCAGGTATTCATATTAATATTCCCCCAATAACTATCCCGAATAGTTCTAATTATGACTTACGCCCTCATGAAAATTTTCTGCCGGATAAATCAATTTCAGTAAAAGACATAGATAGCATATCTATTAAAGTCTCCTCAGAAATTGAGTTGGAACTTGTTGAAGGCGATACTTTGTCTTATCCTTCTCGATTAATAGAAACCGGAGATAATAAAGTTTTACATTTAGAAGAATTTTCTCCTATAAAAAATTCTACTTATGTTATAAAATTAGGTACATCACTTGCAAAAAACCTTGATATTGATTGTACATCAGTCAAGATAATTGGTAGTGGAAACATTAAAGACATTCATATAAACTCTGTTGGAACTACAATAAATGCTGATATCGTATCAGAAAATAACATTTATATAAACACCGTTGGTTTTGACTTGAATGGCAAATTAAAAGGTAAAAACTTAAATCTCAATACTACAGGGAGTAACATAAAAGGAGAATTAGATTTTGATAAAATCATATTAGACGCCACTGGTGTAAATATTAATATAAAATCAAAATTTAATAATTTTAATATAAATGCCACTTCTTTAAATGGAACACTTGAAATTTTAAATACTCCTGATGAAACTGGTGAATTTTATATAGATGCAACAGGCGGTTCTTTAAAAATTATAAACAAAAGCAAAGCTCCTATCGACATAAAAAATTCAGGCATTATAAAATTAATCAGAGAGTGA
- a CDS encoding SurA N-terminal domain-containing protein, which yields MEVGATRKTKTFLLIAFAIVLSLSIIAVGLSVSRVSAGDGPNQSQFDKIIEKVGSFLKGNKDKLKVNEGDVIAEANGIPIYKNEFELRKGLTLASEGQVNDINNFVLNKLVREKVKEYLAMKYNLKVSEDEINLYIEKEKQQFKEFPEAEGKLKELISASGMTYEEYWNDYERYNVKRMLLFDKLYNAIINEGIKNRELKKTDKMTIEVQNEYKKYFDNIIDQYVKQAKISIDEKYKDMFRGFRVD from the coding sequence TTGGAGGTAGGTGCAACGAGGAAAACAAAAACTTTTTTATTAATCGCTTTTGCCATTGTTTTATCATTGAGTATAATTGCCGTTGGATTGTCAGTCTCGAGAGTTAGTGCAGGGGATGGGCCAAATCAATCACAGTTTGATAAAATTATTGAAAAAGTAGGCAGTTTTTTAAAGGGTAATAAAGACAAATTGAAAGTCAATGAAGGGGATGTGATTGCAGAGGCTAACGGTATACCGATATATAAAAACGAATTTGAATTGCGTAAGGGATTGACATTGGCATCGGAAGGACAGGTAAACGATATAAATAATTTTGTTTTAAATAAATTGGTGAGAGAGAAAGTAAAAGAATATCTTGCTATGAAATACAATCTAAAGGTATCTGAAGATGAAATAAATTTATATATTGAAAAAGAGAAACAACAATTTAAAGAATTTCCTGAAGCGGAGGGAAAATTGAAAGAGTTAATTTCTGCAAGTGGTATGACATATGAGGAATACTGGAACGATTATGAGAGATACAATGTAAAAAGAATGTTGCTTTTTGATAAGCTGTACAATGCGATAATCAATGAAGGAATTAAAAATAGGGAATTGAAGAAAACGGATAAAATGACCATAGAGGTGCAAAATGAGTATAAAAAGTATTTTGACAATATAATAGATCAATATGTAAAACAGGCTAAAATATCGATTGATGAAAAATATAAAGATATGTTTAGAGGCTTCAGAGTAGATTGA
- a CDS encoding M42 family metallopeptidase, giving the protein MLLKELTELLGASGDEKEVREKIREIVKPYVDELYVDRIGNLIACKKGKKEKPKVMLAAHMDEVALMVKSVNEDGTLSFSPVGGVDNRILVAKAVKVGEKKINGVIGAKPIHLQKKGEQEKPLDFDELYIDIGAASKEEALKHVSPSDYVYFESNFELLGDGYVKAKALDDRIGCNVLIEILKNTYEYPVCAAFTVQEEVGLRGAGVAAYNVDPDFAIVVEGTVAADVVDSEPHLVSTELGKGPAISLMDRTTLYDRKIIDKIVKIAEKNKIPYQFRRIASGGNDAGKIHLTKGGIKTVAISVPCRYIHSFNSVAKLSDFENTVKLVDLVIKNIEEVLK; this is encoded by the coding sequence ATGTTATTAAAGGAGTTAACTGAGCTTTTAGGTGCTTCTGGAGATGAAAAAGAGGTAAGAGAGAAAATAAGAGAAATAGTAAAACCTTATGTGGATGAGCTTTATGTAGACAGAATTGGAAATTTAATAGCCTGCAAAAAAGGGAAAAAGGAAAAGCCAAAGGTGATGCTGGCTGCTCACATGGATGAAGTTGCTTTAATGGTGAAGTCTGTAAATGAAGACGGGACATTGAGTTTTTCTCCTGTGGGCGGAGTTGACAACCGTATTCTGGTAGCCAAAGCAGTAAAGGTAGGGGAGAAGAAGATAAACGGGGTAATAGGTGCAAAACCTATACATCTTCAGAAAAAAGGAGAGCAGGAAAAACCTCTTGACTTTGATGAACTCTATATAGACATTGGAGCAGCATCTAAAGAAGAAGCTTTAAAGCACGTTTCACCCAGTGACTATGTCTACTTTGAATCAAATTTTGAACTTTTGGGGGATGGATACGTTAAGGCAAAGGCTTTAGACGATAGGATAGGTTGTAACGTGCTGATAGAAATTCTGAAGAATACATATGAGTATCCTGTTTGTGCAGCTTTTACAGTTCAAGAAGAAGTTGGTTTAAGAGGCGCAGGTGTAGCAGCTTACAATGTAGATCCTGATTTTGCAATAGTGGTAGAAGGCACTGTCGCTGCAGATGTTGTGGATTCAGAACCTCATTTGGTTTCTACAGAACTAGGAAAAGGACCAGCGATTTCACTTATGGATAGAACTACTTTGTATGATAGAAAGATTATCGATAAAATCGTCAAGATAGCAGAAAAGAATAAGATACCCTATCAGTTTAGAAGAATAGCTAGCGGTGGTAATGACGCAGGGAAAATTCACCTTACAAAGGGAGGAATAAAGACGGTAGCTATATCTGTACCTTGCAGGTATATTCATTCCTTCAATTCTGTAGCTAAGCTGAGTGACTTTGAAAATACAGTTAAGCTTGTGGACTTAGTGATTAAAAATATTGAGGAGGTATTGAAATGA
- a CDS encoding GntR family transcriptional regulator yields the protein MLRKVDKHSGVPAYLQIVNMIKSEILLGNLQKGSQLPSIRDLQVIFDVNINTVIKALEKLKNEGYIESEQGIGYFIKKDIDVEEGIIKIIRECVTKLKNSRIDYYTSMLIFEEVWKNE from the coding sequence ATGCTAAGAAAAGTAGATAAACACAGTGGAGTGCCTGCATATTTACAAATAGTAAACATGATAAAATCAGAAATTTTATTAGGTAACCTTCAAAAAGGCAGTCAACTTCCATCTATCAGAGATTTACAGGTGATATTTGACGTAAATATAAATACAGTTATAAAAGCTTTAGAAAAATTAAAAAACGAAGGATATATAGAGTCAGAGCAAGGCATAGGATATTTTATAAAGAAAGACATTGATGTAGAAGAAGGTATAATAAAAATTATAAGAGAATGTGTCACAAAATTGAAAAACAGTCGTATAGACTATTATACTTCTATGTTAATTTTTGAGGAGGTCTGGAAAAATGAATGA
- a CDS encoding ABC transporter ATP-binding protein: MYTLEVKNLSKQIDGKQILSNVTFKVEEGEIMALVGPNGAGKTTTLKCIMNAVKKDSGEIFIFEKPFHPSIKKDIAFVTEHRKVFNNLQLADYYKLYKTLYPSWDDMFFKNFLSRYGFNLNEEMQKFSRGQKTLILAILAFSTNAKFIILDEPTQHLDPAARFELIEIIKQYVNEKKGTILLSSHEIFELEEYATSFAIIKDGKILYTDSIDDAKQKHRIVSLNENIKGAKVIAVMNNEVLVQTEEDIGEYPRLNQIIVGYLKST; encoded by the coding sequence ATGTACACATTAGAAGTAAAGAATCTAAGTAAACAAATTGATGGAAAACAAATACTCTCCAATGTAACTTTTAAAGTAGAAGAAGGAGAAATAATGGCACTTGTGGGTCCAAACGGTGCAGGAAAAACCACAACATTAAAATGCATAATGAACGCAGTAAAAAAGGATTCAGGCGAAATATTCATATTCGAAAAGCCTTTTCACCCTTCTATAAAAAAAGATATAGCGTTTGTTACAGAACACAGAAAAGTCTTTAACAATTTACAACTGGCAGACTATTACAAACTGTACAAAACTCTGTATCCATCATGGGATGATATGTTTTTTAAAAACTTTCTCTCCCGATATGGCTTTAACTTAAATGAAGAGATGCAAAAATTCTCAAGGGGTCAAAAAACCCTTATATTAGCGATATTAGCTTTTTCAACAAATGCAAAATTCATAATTTTAGATGAGCCTACACAGCATCTTGACCCAGCTGCTAGGTTTGAACTCATAGAAATTATAAAACAATATGTAAATGAAAAGAAAGGTACAATACTTCTTTCCTCTCATGAAATATTCGAATTAGAAGAATATGCCACAAGTTTTGCCATAATAAAAGATGGAAAAATACTATATACAGATTCCATTGATGATGCAAAACAAAAGCACAGAATAGTAAGTTTGAATGAAAACATAAAAGGGGCAAAAGTAATCGCAGTAATGAATAACGAAGTTTTAGTACAAACTGAAGAAGATATAGGTGAATATCCCCGCTTAAATCAAATAATTGTAGGCTACCTAAAAAGTACCTAA